The DNA window AGTGTTTGCAGCCATTAATGGAGTAACCAACTCAAATGAAAGACTGTCTCCATCTTCGTCATATGCAGATGGATTGTGTTCAAATACCTGATACAGACAGGCAATATCTATAGGTGCCTTCAGCAATATTGGGGAATGGTTTATTCCCTGAAAAGTAGTGTTGAATAATGTGATGGTAGACTGTATATAAAATGGAACATTGATGGAATTTGGAGGATCAACATTTAAAATGTTGTCAATTCTGTTGGGGTCCAGCATACTGATACTGTAAGTTCCTCTGCCGGGATAGGTATGTTCTGCTATGTAAATATTTTTTTTTATGTCATTGGGCAAAGGTTGACCATTGCCATTTGATCTTTTTACATTCGTAAAACTCCCATCTCCCCAGCTAATGCCTGAGCGTATCCCTGTCGGCTCCTACACTCGATGTTTTCGTATAGGTTACGAGGGTGGCTCTTATAGTCAGATTACTTAGTTGTATGTAAGTTATCTCTCCTGCTCTGTTGTGGGTGGCATACAAACCAACACCATTCAAAATGGCCAAAAAAAGTAATAATATTTTTCTTAAACGACGCCTTTTCACCCTTGATCTATTTTTAATCGATTAAGACAATGATGAAGACTATCTTTCCAATTCGGGATGTCAATGTTTAAGGTAGTTTTAATTTTTTCACAGTCTAACACACTGTATTTTGGTCTGGGGGCAGGAGCATTGAAAATTTCCGTACTGATAGGAATGACTTTCACTTGCATAACACAATGTTCAAAAATTTCACAGGCAAAATCATACCAACTTAACGAACCGGAATTTGAATAATGGAAAAATCCCTTCACAGAATCCATGCCTTTTTCTCTTAATCGACTCACCAGAACAACCAACATGTTGGCAAGATCAAATGCATAAGTGGGAGAGCCAATCTGATCATTGACGACCCGAATCTCAATATTTGATTTTCCTAATTTTAGCATGGTTTTTACAAAATTATGATCATAATAAGAATAAATCCAGGAGCTTCTGATAATAATCGCCTCCGGATCAGCAAGCGTTAACAATGCTTCAGCCTCAGCCTTGGAACGAGCATAAACGCCAATAGGATGGAGTGGGGAGTCTTCCTTAATTGGGGCAGAGGTTTCCGCATGAAAAACATAATCCGATGAAAAGTGAATAAACTTGATTCCTCTTTTGCGACATGCAATGGCCATCATTTGAACTGAGTTAGTGTTGATTTTATAACACATGTCCGGTTCCTTTTCGGCAAGATCAACCTTGGTATACGCGGCTGTATTAATGAGTATATTAGGTTGGTGGGCAGATAATATTTCTTCCGTTTTTTGAACTGAACTTATATCCCATTCTTGTCTGTCAAAGAATATCCATTTGATGTCACTCGATAATTTTACAAGGTTCTTTAATTCACTGGCAACTTGTCCATGAGCTCCGGTAACTAAAATAGTAAACATTCAGAAGTTGTAATATTTAATGCCAGGCCAATTAAGATCTTTGTCCGAAATAATTTGCTTTTCAATCGGAATCATCCAGTCTATATTAAGTGAAGTATCCATTGGATGTATTCCGGATTCGGAAGGTGCATGATAGAATTCATCACATTTGTAATTAAAAATACATCTTTCACTGAGTACTGAATACCCATGAGCAAAACCTTTTGGTATTAATAATTGCTTCTTATTTTCCATGGAAAGCAATATGGAAAAACTTTTTCCAAATGTTTTGCTATTTGGTCTCAGATCAACGACCACATCCAAGGCTTCACCATAACTCACCCGAACTAATTTGGTTTGTTGAAAAGGAGGTATTTGAAAATGAAGTCCTCGAATAACACCAAATTCAGATTGTGATTCATTGTCTTGGACAAAATGATAATTCAAATGATTCTGATCAAACAGATTCTTATTGTACGATTCCATAAAATACCCACGGGAATCAATGTGTACTTTGGGTTCAATGATGATCAAATCTTCCAAAGGGGTCTTGGTAAGTTTCATGACTATTTTTCTTTGAACAATAATCTGATGGGTACTCCGGTGAAATTATACAGACTTCTCAATTGGTTTTCGAGAAACTGCTTGTAACTGCCTTTGATCTCATCAGGATAATTTGAGAAAAAAGCGAACAGCGGATATTCTTTTTCTATTTGAGTAATATACTTGATTTTAATTAGGTGATTTCTGTAAGAAGGAGGGGGTATTTTTCCGATGGCTTCCAACATTTTTTCATTGAGGTCAGAGGTCTTTATTTTCTGGCTTCGATGTTTATATACTTCAAGTCCTTTTTCAATAGCTTGAAATACTCTTTGTTTTTCTTTAGCGGAAATGAACAAGATGGGAACATCATTAAAGGGAGCCATCTTATTCTTAATCGTTTGTTCGTATTCTTTAGCTGTGTTGGTAATTTTTTCAACCAGATCCCATTTATTGACCAAAATTACCAAGCCTTTGTTTCTTTTAATTACAAGGGATACAAGCTCCATATCCTGTGACTCAATTCCTAGGGTGGCATCAATTACCAGAAAACACACATCCGCTTCCTCTATGCTTTTAAAAGCCCTGATTACTGAATAAAACTCGAGGTCTTCGTGGACTTTAGCCTTTTTCCTGATTCCGGCAGTGTCAATAATTATAAATTGTTTCCCAAATTTATTGTATTCTGAATGGATCGGATCTCTTGTGGTGCCGGCTATATCGGTAACCATGTTACGTTCTTCATCAAGCAGAGCGTTAATCAGAGAGGACTTTCCAACATTGGGTTGACCAATAATGGCAAATTTTGGTAAGTCCGGTAATACCAGCTCTTCACTTGGAATTAATTCCGCTATGGCATCCAGCAACTCACCGGTTCCACTGCCTGTCATCCCGGAGACACAATACATTTCATCAAAACCTAAACTCCAAAATTCTTGTGCCAAAAGCAATCTTTCATGATTGTCCACTTTGTTAACTACCAGGAATTTCTTCTTGTCAACTCGGCGCAGTAATTGTGCGACAAACTCATCCAGATCTGTAATTCCGGTGGTAACATCAACCATGTAAATAATCGCACTGGATTCTACAATCGCTAATTCAACTTGTCTCCTGATCTGTGATTCAAATATGTCACTTGAATGTGCTACAAATCCACCTGTGTCGACGATGTAAAACTTTTTTCCATTCCATTCCGCAACATCATATATTCTGTCACGGGTCACCCCGCTTATGTCATCCACAATTGATTTTTTACGCCCAACCAGTCGATTAAATAAAGTTGATTTGCCTACGTTAGGTCTTCCTACAATTGCTACTGTAAATCTCATCTTAGTACTCCTGATTTTTCTAAAAAATTAATATCGTTCCGCCAATCTTTCCTGAGTTTAATGCTTAATCCAAGATAAGCTTTTTGCTGAAGAAATTGTTCTATTTCTATTCTTGATTTTATTCCCAACTCCTTAATCTTTGAGCCGTTTTTGCCTAAAAGAATTGGAATTTGACTTTGCTTATTGGTGTAAATGGTTGCCTCAATACTGGCCATAGGTAATTGATCATCCACTCCTTTACACTTGGTGATTTCGACAAAGGTACTAAAAGGGATCTCATCCTCAAACAAATAGTAGATCTGTTCACGTATTAACTCGCTTAAAAAAAACTTGATCGGTTTGTCACTGGCTATGTCATCTGAGAAATATGGTTCGTGTAAAGGAATTAATTCAAGTATCTGACTTCTCAGTTCCGCAACTCCTTCTCCGGTTAGGGCAGATACTAAAAAGCTGTAATCCAGGTCATTGTAAAATTCAAGGTCCTTTTTGACCTGCTCTAATTTTGATGCTGGTATCCGATCTTTCTTGTTGATGACCAGAATTTTCGGAATCGTTAACTTTTGACAGTCTTCAGTGAGCGTAAATGAACTTTCTTTTGGTCTGGTGCCATCAACGACCATGAGCAATACGTCCGCATCAGACTGCGATTCCCTGATTTTATCGTTCATCATCTTTTGCATTGGATAGTTTTCCTGCTCAATCCAACCAGGTAGATCTGAATAAATTACCTGTGTCTGGTTAAAATTGCAAATTGAAAATATCCTGGCTCTGGTTGTTTGTGGTTTAGGCGATACAATTGAAAGCTTGTGTTCGCTTAATGCATTGACTAAAGTCGATTTTCCACTGTTAGGCAAACCAACAATGTTCACAAAACCTGATCTATTTATTTTCGATTCCAAGAGGTGTTAAATTTTTTGATCAAGATATTCAAATAATATAGCAGGCGTCATTTTTCTCCAATTTAAGTCATTGAATTTTTTTCCAAAATTGGTATGATATTGTATTAAAGTCCTCTTCATCTCATCCTTTACATGATCCAGCACGTTGATGAAACAAATCCACCCACCTTCATCAGATATATCCTCCTTCCATTCTTCATAATAACAATCATCCGAACCGTGAAAATTTAAGACATTCTCACACAATAAAATAAAATACTTGATCTTGTGTTTGATCATCACATCAATGATATCTCTTTTGAGAAACATGATGTCATTTTCAATACAATCGTTCCATTCGCCAATCAATTCAATAATTGCGAATCCATCGGCGTAATCAACAAAAAGAATTTTTATGTACAAATTGGCAGATCCAAAATTATCCCACTGAGGGTGAACATAATAATTGTATATTTTGTTGGAGTACGTGAATTCACTATAAGTAACTTTATAAAAAGGTGACTTTTCATCTTCGGAACTGTTGTACAAGTCTCGCCAGAGGTAAAATGGTTCAATGTCATGCATACAGGTAAAAAATATAATAACAAAAATTATTTGAGAAAGATTCGAATAGTCCTGACGGGCCCTGAATCAACGGGAAAAACCAGCCTTTCTTTGGCTTTGTCAAACCATTACAAAGTTAACTTGATTCCTGAATTCAGCAGGTATTTTCTGACGAAATCAGTCGTCCCATACACTTTTGAAGAAGTTAGCCAAATGGCCTTGCAGCAAATCAAATTATCCGAGAATGCTCCATCCCATAACTCTTTTCATTTAGAAGATACCGACCTTCTGACCTATTTGGTTTGGCAAGGATTTAAATACGGATCAGTAGATCCTTACTTATTGGAAAACTGGAAGGGACATCAGGCAGATTTTTATTTGATGTGTGTTCCCGATGTCAAGTGGCAGAGCGATCCATTGAGAGAAAATCCGCTTCAAAGAACTGAGATAGCCAATTTGTTTATTAATTATTTGACAGCCAGTCAATTAGATTACGGTTACGTGACCGGTTCAGGAATTTCAAGGTTGAACAATGCAGTTTTTTTAATTGATCAGTTTATAAAAAAAACTACCTTCGCCCCATAGGGGTGCCGCATCAGTGATTTTCACCGGCTGAGATTATACCCATTGAACCTGTACGGGTAATTCCGGGGAGGGATCAGGCTGGATGTATTGCCCTTTTAAAAGCCTGGTTTATGAAAAAAATTCTCTGTTTGCTTTGGCTGTTTTCTTTTGAATCAAATGCCCAGTCTTTTTTGTCGGGAAGGGTATTAGATGAAAATTCAGATCCCTATCAGCAAGTTTTAGTAAAAATTGAACAATTAAACAATTCAACTTGGACGGACAGCAAAGGGTATTATGAATTCAGGAATTTACCTTCAGGAACGTATGCTGTATCCGTCGATTATGGCTATGATATAGAATACAGACAAGTATTGATTGATAAATCCATTGTGACCTACGATTTTAACATCTCCAGAAGGATAAATTTTGAAGAGATCAACATAAGCTCCACCAAATGGGGGTCTGATGGTTTGGTCTCAACTAAAAAAATCACCGGGGAGGAAATATTAAAAAACAGAGACGATAAGGATCTTCCTTATATGCTGAATAATCTTCCATCCATTCAAGTTCAGTCTGATGCTGGGAATGGTATCGGCTATGCTGGTTTTAGAGTCAGGGGCATTGATCCAAATCAGATTCAGGTTAATTTGAATGGAATTCCCTTGAATGATGCAGAATCATCCAGAACGTATTTTGTAAATACTCCTGATTTACTAAGCAGTATAGATCGCATGGAGGTTTTAACTGGTTTTGTTCCCGGCAGAAGTGGACCGGGGGGATTTGGTGCATCACTGGATCTCAACCTTAACAAAC is part of the Candidatus Vicinibacter affinis genome and encodes:
- the der gene encoding ribosome biogenesis GTPase Der, which translates into the protein MRFTVAIVGRPNVGKSTLFNRLVGRKKSIVDDISGVTRDRIYDVAEWNGKKFYIVDTGGFVAHSSDIFESQIRRQVELAIVESSAIIYMVDVTTGITDLDEFVAQLLRRVDKKKFLVVNKVDNHERLLLAQEFWSLGFDEMYCVSGMTGSGTGELLDAIAELIPSEELVLPDLPKFAIIGQPNVGKSSLINALLDEERNMVTDIAGTTRDPIHSEYNKFGKQFIIIDTAGIRKKAKVHEDLEFYSVIRAFKSIEEADVCFLVIDATLGIESQDMELVSLVIKRNKGLVILVNKWDLVEKITNTAKEYEQTIKNKMAPFNDVPILFISAKEKQRVFQAIEKGLEVYKHRSQKIKTSDLNEKMLEAIGKIPPPSYRNHLIKIKYITQIEKEYPLFAFFSNYPDEIKGSYKQFLENQLRSLYNFTGVPIRLLFKEK
- the era gene encoding GTPase Era, whose translation is MESKINRSGFVNIVGLPNSGKSTLVNALSEHKLSIVSPKPQTTRARIFSICNFNQTQVIYSDLPGWIEQENYPMQKMMNDKIRESQSDADVLLMVVDGTRPKESSFTLTEDCQKLTIPKILVINKKDRIPASKLEQVKKDLEFYNDLDYSFLVSALTGEGVAELRSQILELIPLHEPYFSDDIASDKPIKFFLSELIREQIYYLFEDEIPFSTFVEITKCKGVDDQLPMASIEATIYTNKQSQIPILLGKNGSKIKELGIKSRIEIEQFLQQKAYLGLSIKLRKDWRNDINFLEKSGVLR
- the rfbD gene encoding dTDP-4-dehydrorhamnose reductase — its product is MFTILVTGAHGQVASELKNLVKLSSDIKWIFFDRQEWDISSVQKTEEILSAHQPNILINTAAYTKVDLAEKEPDMCYKINTNSVQMMAIACRKRGIKFIHFSSDYVFHAETSAPIKEDSPLHPIGVYARSKAEAEALLTLADPEAIIIRSSWIYSYYDHNFVKTMLKLGKSNIEIRVVNDQIGSPTYAFDLANMLVVLVSRLREKGMDSVKGFFHYSNSGSLSWYDFACEIFEHCVMQVKVIPISTEIFNAPAPRPKYSVLDCEKIKTTLNIDIPNWKDSLHHCLNRLKIDQG
- a CDS encoding ATP-binding protein codes for the protein MRKIRIVLTGPESTGKTSLSLALSNHYKVNLIPEFSRYFLTKSVVPYTFEEVSQMALQQIKLSENAPSHNSFHLEDTDLLTYLVWQGFKYGSVDPYLLENWKGHQADFYLMCVPDVKWQSDPLRENPLQRTEIANLFINYLTASQLDYGYVTGSGISRLNNAVFLIDQFIKKTTFAP
- the rfbC gene encoding dTDP-4-dehydrorhamnose 3,5-epimerase → MKLTKTPLEDLIIIEPKVHIDSRGYFMESYNKNLFDQNHLNYHFVQDNESQSEFGVIRGLHFQIPPFQQTKLVRVSYGEALDVVVDLRPNSKTFGKSFSILLSMENKKQLLIPKGFAHGYSVLSERCIFNYKCDEFYHAPSESGIHPMDTSLNIDWMIPIEKQIISDKDLNWPGIKYYNF